The Engystomops pustulosus chromosome 9, aEngPut4.maternal, whole genome shotgun sequence genome includes a window with the following:
- the GLE1 gene encoding mRNA export factor GLE1 isoform X2, with protein sequence MDWETLEALKNSSKGRLRYKRDWSLENTFEPTVVLSEYAAWVLDNFIGRTEPDIAPAEAPPPLDDTVSLADNELNNHSSQESLKEAESLSKQRIDKVMEVEGNILLFEKAHKMKVKADLQARLDMCDQFSKAMAEKSAEQLKRFEERMELQHRQEKHQLLEQLVKGSKEALGQQEKLKEEHRHRAKLLTLKLREAEQQRQQEIERVRQEEGRERMRRLCSLQQEALQLIQKIQVDYKQQEALRVDLSAYGHRGNQICGILSTVVRSSSERGYPTQDDVSLGEHSLQEMKMLVNTIEKELAAAEERKKAEDEAAKEKQKEAQLIQQQQAKLQTPAPTQDQKQTKREGLQKKASKGTLQRFLELQKVLELCQKVCEELATCKDPQTKKIRADLQRAVTTPVSQISSVSGSQVRDTFDKINNFLMGKPIVSAGRTIVVSQHPLGLDFVCLKLAEKLVSQGEEEVASHHESAFPIASVASALWERYPKVGELFLANLHKKCPYAVPFYPAFQEGISLEEYQRLLGYQVKDSIVEQQDSFLKRMSGMIRLYAAIMQVRWPYGTNQGNHPHGLNHGWLWLAQMVNMEPLSDITATLLFDFLEVCGNAMIRQYQDQFWKLLLLIKDQYFPTIEKITTSTEMGSASRLKHFLEGAVRRRDIPLPKGFLQPSFWRS encoded by the exons AtggactgggagacactggaggCGCTGAAGAACTCCTCTAAGGGGCGGCTGCGGTATAAGAGGGACTGGAGCCTGGAG AATACTTTTGAGCCCACTGTGGTGTTGTCGGAGTATGCCGCCTGGGTCCTGGACAATTTTATTGGCCGAACAGAACCGGACATCGCTCCAGCTGAGGCGCCACCACCGCTGGATGACACGGTGTCCCTCGCTGACAATGAGTTG AATAACCACAGCTCCCAGGAATCCCTTAAAGAGGCAGAATCGTTGTCTAAACAGCGGATCGATAAAGTTATGGAAGTTGAAGGCAACATATTGTTGTTTGAGAAGGCGCACAAGATGAAAGTGAAG GCGGATTTGCAGGCTCGTCTTGACATGTGTGATCAGTTTAGTAAGGCGATGGCGGAGAAGTCTGCAGAGCAGCTCAAGAGGTTTGAGGAGAGGATGGAACTGCAGCACCGACAGGAGAAGCATCAGCTGCTGGAACAATTGGTGAAGGG ATCTAAGGAGGCCCTAGGACAGCAAGAGAAACTAAAGGAGGAGCATCGCCATAGGGCAAAG TTATTGACTCTGAAGCTTCGTGAAGCCGAACAGCAGCGCCAGCAAGAAATAGAGCGCGTCCGCCAGGAGGAAGGTCGCGAGAGGATGCGGCGACTATGCTCCTTACAGCAAGAAGCGCTGCAGCTTATCCAGAAAATTCAGGTGGACTACAAGCAACAGGAAGCACTGCGCGTAGACCTCTCTGCCTACGGCCATCGGGGGAACCAGATATGTGGCATTTTATCCACCGTTGTTCGCTCTAGTAGTGAG AGGGGTTACCCCACACAGGATGACGTCAGTCTAGGAGAACACTCCCTGCAGGAGATGAAAATGTTGGTCAATACCATAGAGAAGGAGCTGGCTGCAGCTGAAGAGCGGAAGAAAGCCGAGGACGAAGCTGCCAAAGAGAAGCAGAAGGAGGCACAACTgatacagcaacagcaggcaaaGCTGCAGACCCCAGCCCCAACACAGGACCAGAAGCAAACCAAACGAGAAG GACTTCAGAAAAAGGCTTCAAAGGGAACATTACAAAGATTCCTGGAGCTGCAGAAAGTCCTGGAGCTGTGTCAGAAAGTCTGTGAAGAGCTGGCCACGTGTAAAGACCCTCAG ACTAAAAAGATCAGAGCTGATCTTCAGAGAGCAGTCACCACCCCCGTCAGCCAGATATCCAGTGTATCCG GGTCTCAGGTGAGGGACACCTTTGACAAAATCAATAATTTCCTGATGGGAAAACCGATTGTCTCTGCCGGAAGGACGATTGTTGTGTCTCAGCATCCCCTGGGTCTGGACTTTGTCTGCTTAAAGTTGGCAGAGAAGTTGGTG AGTCAGGGGGAAGAAGAAGTCGCTTCTCATCACGAATCTGCATTCCCAATTGCCTCAGTGGCCTCTGCTTTATGGGAACGGTATCCCAAAGTGGGGGAACTCTTCCTTGCGAACTTGCACAAGAAATGTCCATATGCTGTGCCTTTTTACCCTGCCTTTCAGGAGGGGATTTCCCTTGAGGAATACCAGAG ATTGCTGGGATACCAGGTGAAGGATTCCATAGTGGAACAGCAAGATAGTTTCCTGAAACGAATGTCCGGGATGATCCGCCTGTATGCAGCCATTATGCAAGTACGGTGGCCTTACGGGACAAATCAAGGG AACCACCCTCATGGCTTGAATCATGGATGGCTTTGGTTGGCACAGATGGTGAACATGGAGCCGCTGTCTGATATCACGGCTACATTACTCTTTGACTTCTTGGAG GTGTGTGGCAACGCCATGATAAGACAGTACCAGGATCAGTTCTGGAAGCTTTTATTACTAATCAAAGACCAGTATTTTCCAAC GATCGAGAAGATCACCACCAGCACAGAAATGGGCTCGGCGTCCCGGCTCAAACACTTCCTGGAG GGAGCGGTGCGGCGGAGGGACATCCCTTTACCAAAAGGATTCCTGCAGCCTTCATTCTGGAGGAGTTGA
- the GLE1 gene encoding mRNA export factor GLE1 isoform X1, translating to MDWETLEALKNSSKGRLRYKRDWSLEQNTFEPTVVLSEYAAWVLDNFIGRTEPDIAPAEAPPPLDDTVSLADNELNNHSSQESLKEAESLSKQRIDKVMEVEGNILLFEKAHKMKVKADLQARLDMCDQFSKAMAEKSAEQLKRFEERMELQHRQEKHQLLEQLVKGSKEALGQQEKLKEEHRHRAKLLTLKLREAEQQRQQEIERVRQEEGRERMRRLCSLQQEALQLIQKIQVDYKQQEALRVDLSAYGHRGNQICGILSTVVRSSSERGYPTQDDVSLGEHSLQEMKMLVNTIEKELAAAEERKKAEDEAAKEKQKEAQLIQQQQAKLQTPAPTQDQKQTKREGLQKKASKGTLQRFLELQKVLELCQKVCEELATCKDPQTKKIRADLQRAVTTPVSQISSVSGSQVRDTFDKINNFLMGKPIVSAGRTIVVSQHPLGLDFVCLKLAEKLVSQGEEEVASHHESAFPIASVASALWERYPKVGELFLANLHKKCPYAVPFYPAFQEGISLEEYQRLLGYQVKDSIVEQQDSFLKRMSGMIRLYAAIMQVRWPYGTNQGNHPHGLNHGWLWLAQMVNMEPLSDITATLLFDFLEVCGNAMIRQYQDQFWKLLLLIKDQYFPTIEKITTSTEMGSASRLKHFLEGAVRRRDIPLPKGFLQPSFWRS from the exons AtggactgggagacactggaggCGCTGAAGAACTCCTCTAAGGGGCGGCTGCGGTATAAGAGGGACTGGAGCCTGGAG CAGAATACTTTTGAGCCCACTGTGGTGTTGTCGGAGTATGCCGCCTGGGTCCTGGACAATTTTATTGGCCGAACAGAACCGGACATCGCTCCAGCTGAGGCGCCACCACCGCTGGATGACACGGTGTCCCTCGCTGACAATGAGTTG AATAACCACAGCTCCCAGGAATCCCTTAAAGAGGCAGAATCGTTGTCTAAACAGCGGATCGATAAAGTTATGGAAGTTGAAGGCAACATATTGTTGTTTGAGAAGGCGCACAAGATGAAAGTGAAG GCGGATTTGCAGGCTCGTCTTGACATGTGTGATCAGTTTAGTAAGGCGATGGCGGAGAAGTCTGCAGAGCAGCTCAAGAGGTTTGAGGAGAGGATGGAACTGCAGCACCGACAGGAGAAGCATCAGCTGCTGGAACAATTGGTGAAGGG ATCTAAGGAGGCCCTAGGACAGCAAGAGAAACTAAAGGAGGAGCATCGCCATAGGGCAAAG TTATTGACTCTGAAGCTTCGTGAAGCCGAACAGCAGCGCCAGCAAGAAATAGAGCGCGTCCGCCAGGAGGAAGGTCGCGAGAGGATGCGGCGACTATGCTCCTTACAGCAAGAAGCGCTGCAGCTTATCCAGAAAATTCAGGTGGACTACAAGCAACAGGAAGCACTGCGCGTAGACCTCTCTGCCTACGGCCATCGGGGGAACCAGATATGTGGCATTTTATCCACCGTTGTTCGCTCTAGTAGTGAG AGGGGTTACCCCACACAGGATGACGTCAGTCTAGGAGAACACTCCCTGCAGGAGATGAAAATGTTGGTCAATACCATAGAGAAGGAGCTGGCTGCAGCTGAAGAGCGGAAGAAAGCCGAGGACGAAGCTGCCAAAGAGAAGCAGAAGGAGGCACAACTgatacagcaacagcaggcaaaGCTGCAGACCCCAGCCCCAACACAGGACCAGAAGCAAACCAAACGAGAAG GACTTCAGAAAAAGGCTTCAAAGGGAACATTACAAAGATTCCTGGAGCTGCAGAAAGTCCTGGAGCTGTGTCAGAAAGTCTGTGAAGAGCTGGCCACGTGTAAAGACCCTCAG ACTAAAAAGATCAGAGCTGATCTTCAGAGAGCAGTCACCACCCCCGTCAGCCAGATATCCAGTGTATCCG GGTCTCAGGTGAGGGACACCTTTGACAAAATCAATAATTTCCTGATGGGAAAACCGATTGTCTCTGCCGGAAGGACGATTGTTGTGTCTCAGCATCCCCTGGGTCTGGACTTTGTCTGCTTAAAGTTGGCAGAGAAGTTGGTG AGTCAGGGGGAAGAAGAAGTCGCTTCTCATCACGAATCTGCATTCCCAATTGCCTCAGTGGCCTCTGCTTTATGGGAACGGTATCCCAAAGTGGGGGAACTCTTCCTTGCGAACTTGCACAAGAAATGTCCATATGCTGTGCCTTTTTACCCTGCCTTTCAGGAGGGGATTTCCCTTGAGGAATACCAGAG ATTGCTGGGATACCAGGTGAAGGATTCCATAGTGGAACAGCAAGATAGTTTCCTGAAACGAATGTCCGGGATGATCCGCCTGTATGCAGCCATTATGCAAGTACGGTGGCCTTACGGGACAAATCAAGGG AACCACCCTCATGGCTTGAATCATGGATGGCTTTGGTTGGCACAGATGGTGAACATGGAGCCGCTGTCTGATATCACGGCTACATTACTCTTTGACTTCTTGGAG GTGTGTGGCAACGCCATGATAAGACAGTACCAGGATCAGTTCTGGAAGCTTTTATTACTAATCAAAGACCAGTATTTTCCAAC GATCGAGAAGATCACCACCAGCACAGAAATGGGCTCGGCGTCCCGGCTCAAACACTTCCTGGAG GGAGCGGTGCGGCGGAGGGACATCCCTTTACCAAAAGGATTCCTGCAGCCTTCATTCTGGAGGAGTTGA